The uncultured Cohaesibacter sp. genomic sequence CCTTGCCTGTCGGCATGATATTTCTTTGCACGCCAGGCTCCTCTCCCCGCCTGCCCCTTCGTGCCACCAGCCGCTGTGATGGCCTCTCCTAAAAATCCTTTCCGCTTGTCGCTACCAATAAGAAAAATTCTTTCGTTGTGCGACCTGCAAAAATCATTCATTGATCTTAACTTAAGGAGACGTTTTCAATCTCAGCTCGTTTCCGCTCTCATAGCCTGTGAAACGAGGCAATTTTCGGAGAAATTCATATGATCGACCCAAAGAAACTGTCTGATTATCCCATTACCAAACGGTGGCCAGCACAGAATCCGGATGTGATCCAGCTTTATTCCTATCCAACGCCCAATGGCGTGAAAGTATCCATTGCGCTTGAAGAAATGGGTCTCCCCTATGAAGCGCACAAGGTTACGCTTTCAGACGCAGATGTGAAAAGCGACGAATTTCTCTCTCTCAATCCCAACAACAAGATCCCGGCTATCATCGACCCCGTTGGCCCGGATGGTGACCCCATCGGCCTTTTTGAAACCGGCGCCATTCTGATCTATCTTTCTGACAAGACGGGTAAATTCATTGGCGCAACCGAGCGGGACCGCGCCAAGATCATCCAGTGGTTAATGTTCCAGATGGGTGGTGTCGGGCCGATGTTTGGCCAGCTTGGCTTTTTCGTGAAATTCAAGGGCGCCGAAATTGAAGATCCGCGACCACGTGAACGCTATATCAATGAAACCAAGCGCCTGCTCAATGTCCTCAATGGTGTTTTGGCAGATCGCGACTGGATCGCTGGCGACTATTCCATTGCCGATATGGCAATTGCCCCATGGCTGCGCCCGATTGGCGGGGTTTACGAAGCGGCAGAGCTTGTAGACTTCGACAGCTATGGCAATGTGGTTAATTATCTCAAGCGCTTCATGGATCGCCCGGCAGTTCAAAAGGGCATCAATATTCCGTCTCGGGACTAGCCCCTTTTCCAAGAAGGGCTTTAACGGTTTTTCCAGTTGGTCCGCCGGTTCCCCCATGGGGCTGGCGGATTTTTATATTTGGTCAGAAAGCCTGTTAGGCGACCTGCCACAAATCATCATTATCTGGAAGAATGACCTGATTCTTGCCCTGCTGCTTGGCTGCATACATAAGCAAATCCGCTTGGCCAAACAGGGCTTGAAAATCATGCGCATTGTTGGTGAAGGCCAGCCCGATGCTCACGGAGAGCCCATGGGTGATCCCCTCTCTGGGTTCGAAGGTCATGGCTTCGACAGCCTTGCGTATCTGCTCGGCAACTGCCCGGGCCGCTTTTAGATCCGTCGGCTGAAGAAAAACAGAAAATTCCTCTCCGCCCATCCGGGCCAACAAGGCGTCTTGCGGCGTCGCGCGGGAGATGGTTTCCGCGATCAGCTTGAGGGCCTCATCCCCGATCAGATGACCGAAGCTATCATTGATCTGTTTGAAATTATCGACATCGATGCACAGGATGGCCCCGTCTTCGGCACCCAGGCATTGCTCGTTGACCGCCTGTACGAAATAGCGGCGGTTTAGAAATCCCGTCATATAATCAAAGCGCGCCTGCTTATCCAACTCGGCATTAAGCACTTCAAGCTGGCTATGAGCGCCTTTGAGTTCTGCCAGTGCGTCATTGAGCTTGCGCTTTTGTCTATCAATGACAATGATAATCGGCACGCCAGCCATAATGGGAACAAGCGCCCCGATGATCAACCCGGACCGCGGAATGTTGCCGAACATGAATTGCATTAAAATGGCGGTTAGGAGCACGGAGACCAAGATTGAGCCAAGTGTGATAACGCACAGACGCAACAAACGCTTTTTCATTTCAACAGTGCTCCCCAAAGACCTATTGCCCAATATTTTAAATAAATTCGTATAAAGA encodes the following:
- a CDS encoding GGDEF domain-containing protein, with translation MKKRLLRLCVITLGSILVSVLLTAILMQFMFGNIPRSGLIIGALVPIMAGVPIIIVIDRQKRKLNDALAELKGAHSQLEVLNAELDKQARFDYMTGFLNRRYFVQAVNEQCLGAEDGAILCIDVDNFKQINDSFGHLIGDEALKLIAETISRATPQDALLARMGGEEFSVFLQPTDLKAARAVAEQIRKAVEAMTFEPREGITHGLSVSIGLAFTNNAHDFQALFGQADLLMYAAKQQGKNQVILPDNDDLWQVA
- a CDS encoding glutathione S-transferase N-terminal domain-containing protein, whose translation is MIDPKKLSDYPITKRWPAQNPDVIQLYSYPTPNGVKVSIALEEMGLPYEAHKVTLSDADVKSDEFLSLNPNNKIPAIIDPVGPDGDPIGLFETGAILIYLSDKTGKFIGATERDRAKIIQWLMFQMGGVGPMFGQLGFFVKFKGAEIEDPRPRERYINETKRLLNVLNGVLADRDWIAGDYSIADMAIAPWLRPIGGVYEAAELVDFDSYGNVVNYLKRFMDRPAVQKGINIPSRD